The Vigna unguiculata cultivar IT97K-499-35 chromosome 11, ASM411807v1, whole genome shotgun sequence genomic sequence GCCCGACTACCCGATTGGGCCCGACTATTTGGACCGGTCCGTTCGGGTCGTctggcccgtccgggtcgttgggcccattcgggtcgtccggCCCGTTCGCCTCATCGAGCCTGTTCGTGttttcgggcccgttcgggttgtcgagcccgttcgggtcatcgggtccgtttgggtcgttcgggtcgtcgggcccgtctgggttgtTCGGGTCGTCGATCCCATCTGAGTCATTcgggccttaatgacacaagttttaagaaattcaatttaaatttcttttattaaaaatggattctggattttaaacttaatccaaatatttggattggatttaaatcttgatccaaatatttggatctggatttaaaaaaaatccaaactacttttgctaaaaaaatggatttgggtcaaaaatctaatccaattatttggatctaaaatggatgtggattggatcattaaatatccaatccatgcccacccctagAGTATACGAAAGTGAACATAGTGGGATCTAAAATATTACCTTATCACATAAGAACATGTTCTAATCATGAAAAGTAAAAGCCGCCAAGGTGAATTGATGCCTTTGTGAACGAAGCTCTACAAAGGAACATAACATAACCGTGTTATTATTAACTGTGATGATTACACACGAAGTATGAATTAGAATTAAAGCAACATCCAGTCCAAAGTATTCCTAAGTTGAAAGCAGAAATGGTTGACCACAGATGTGAAAGTGGAAGATAGTGGCATGGAACTTCTCATGTTCGTACTAAAGCAATCATGTGAAACAGTGGTACCACCACCAAATGCTGAATTCTGGTAATTTTTGGAATCTGTGGGTAAATTCGTAAACTTGCAACATTACAAAAACATGTAAGACTTAAATTCCTTCTctcttactcttttttttttttttcacatcatCATCACATAGACTTACTCCATTAGTTTTTCCTatgagaataaaaacaaaactctTTGGTCTTAGGGTGACCCTCTCTATCTATCTCTCTTCCTATTTTCTGGTTCTCCAAGGTTCTGCTTTAGATATAGGCTTAAAATCAAGTCCAACCATTAAATACCACTTGGTCATCCCTTTTTTCTTCTGAcccttataaattaaaatttctaatttcatctGGTGCCCATATTATCCTCTGGAAACTTGCATGTTCCACTCTGTTTCTTTCTCTGTTCTGCTTCATGGCTACTGCAGCAACATCAGCACAGGTTTTCAAAGACTTCAAGGACACCAGCAATGGCAACCCTGAGATTACAAGGCAAGAAATTCAGGCCGCCATAGCCAAAGCAGTGGAGCTGAGAGCTCTTCATGCGGCTCTGATGCGAGGAAATAGCCCAGCCAATGCTAGATTCCCTTCCCCTTCCCCTGCTTCGCGCCCTGTTTCTCACTTCTCTGCCCAAGATTACCCTGTTTTCACTCCAGTGGgtattgtaattttttcttgaattttggCTTGAAAAATTGTTTCTTACTTATTTTGATGAACTGGGTATCCTACAATCTTCGCAATTCATTGCAAAGCAGCgatttttttctcaaagaaaCAGAGTCCTTTTGTTGGATTGGATTATCTGTTGCTAGCTTATGTTTGAATTCATGATAAGGACCATATTTAAGATACTTGAATTTGTGGAATATGCAAGTGTTTGTGGTGCTCCCCTTTCCCTTGAACGCTGCTATTTATTACAATTGAAAGGATTATGAAACTGCTGCTTTCTTTATGGCTGGTTAGGTAGATGTCATTATTAGTGCGGTTACATCCTTACTCGGTTCtcctcttttttcttatttaatctTGAGAAAACACCGACCATGAATGAAAGTTTTGACTATTTGAGCATTTTTGGATTTTCGCTTTAAATTCTGTGTCATGGAACTCTTTAATGTTCATTAAGTCAGCTGAGCTGAGCCTGAGGCAAAGTGtgaaactttttaatttattgtcttAATCACTCTTTAATCAGAAGAATAATTTAAcgtttttatcattttttcattaCTTTCTGATTCTACCGGTATTTGCGGCTGCAACTgctctttaatatatttttccctTTTGAATTTTGATTGATGATAAGTTTCTGAAGTTGAGAAATATTGACAGAGCTATGAAGATGATCCAGTGGTGGGGTTCAACCAAAACTCTATGAAAAGCCTAACAGTATCAGAAAGTTGGGATGGGAGTCTTCTAGAAGGAGGAAACAGCATAGAAACCATTGTAGCAGATTACAAGGAGAAATCAAGTTCAagaaaaggactatattcaggTTTTGCCAACCATGATTCTCACACATGCCCTACTGATGATGCCAAATCTGTGATTGGCTCTTGTGCAAATCAAATTACTGTTCTTCAAACATCACCTGCAAATGATCACTTCAAAGGTAGAAGGAGAAACAGCATGGAGGATTTCAAGTCCATATCTTCCTGCAACAAATGCAACCCTGCCACCATAACTAACGATTTTGAGAATGCAAGGAGCAGCAAGAGCTCCAACATTATTGTCCCAGTCACGGATTCACACTCATCTCTTCAATCCCAACCCAAGAGCAAGGGGGTGATTTCTTGGTTGTTTCCTAGGTTAAAGAAGAAACATAAGAATGGGAGTTCCCCTAATAGAGCAGAATCTGAGGATGTTTCTCAGGTTCTCAAGGACTTGGGAATAATGTCAATTGAGACATTGAAGAAAGAGCTGGTGGAAGCAAATGAAAACCGAGATGTGGCCTTAATGGAAGTTTCTGAGATGAGAGGTTCATTGGGAGAGCTGAAACAGAAGCTTGAGTATTTGGAGAGTTACTGTGAAGAGCTGAAGAAAGCTCTAAAGCAAGCCGTGAAGACAAGGGATTCTCAACTTTGTGACCAACTTAGTAATCTTCCTCAGAGGGGGAAACTATTTGAAGGAAATGGGGAAAATGTGATGCCTGTGAGTGAAGAAGTAATGGTAGAGGGATTCTTGCAGATAGTTTCAGAGTCCAGATTATCAGTGAAGCAGTTCTGTAAAACCCTTATAACCCACATTGAAGAGACTGATCATTCTTTGACAGAAAATTTGAACTTGCTTCTGCAACCATACAAGTTATCTCTGAGTTCCAAGTTCTCAAAGGCAGTTCTATACCATTTTGAAGCTTTTATAAATCAGTCTCTCTACCAAGACTTTGAGAATTGTGTTTTCCAAAAGAACGGTTGCTCAAAATTCCTAGACCCGCAGCAGGATCGTCACTCACAATTCTCTTCTTTTGTTGCCCTTAGAAACTTGAGCTGGAATGAGGTACTGAGAAAGGGAACAAAATATTACAGTGAAGAGTTTAGCAAGTTCTGTGACCAGAAAATGAGTTGTATCAACACTACTCTAAAATGGACAAGGCCATGGCCTGAACAGCTTCTTCAAGCTTTCTTTGTGGCGGCAAAGTGCATGTGGCTGTTACATTTGCTTGCTTTTTCTTTCAACCCTCCGTTGGGAATTTTAAGGGTTGAAGAGAATAAAATCTTTGATCCTCACTACATGGAAGATATGTGTCCAAGGTCACAAGGGCCAAGCAGAGTTAAGATCATGGTGATGCCGGGATTTTATGTGCAGGATAGGGTCTTGAGGTGTAAAGTTCTTTGCAGGTACAAGTCTGCAGCATAAATAAACTAGTAATAAGTTTtatatgtacattttttttttactttagacTTTTCCTCCTGTAAGTCTGTAACTAGCAAACGTATGAGATGATTAATAATAGTTGTAAGTGATTTAATTTATTGCATGTTCAACTATGGGTGCTTGTCATTGAATAGATAAAGATTCAAACGTGCAGAGAATTGTcgttaaatgaaattatgtttGTCACTCGTTCTGTCATAATTGCGAATACTCCCAATTTGATGTAGTTCAGAACACAGAAGATGCATTAAAAAAGCGCATATTTTCAGCTATTGGTTAACCGGTGGCCAAAAATTACATTTCTGGTAGGACCCAGAAACCTATACGGATAGTACCTGTTTTGCTTAATTTACTGATCACTGCATGATTGTACTGTTGCTTGATTTACAAACTAATATAGATTCAGATGGTCTTTATGAAGATTAAGACAAAAAGaggaaatatttttcttaattaaaattactataACTGGGAAAATAAACTCGTTGATGAAGTAGcaattattgatattgaagggaACGCACCACCTACTTTCTTTCTATATTCGCATCGTAACGTTTGAGATTTTTATATGCATATGGCATTTACAAGCGGTAGTTCTCCGTTCGTCAATATTGAAAGAAGATCGGTgctttgaaatttaaaaaaattttgtaatatttttttaatttttttactattcgtCGTTtctttttcaacattttttcttcTGATGGTGTATAGTAACTACATGAATTCCACCCTCTTTATTGATTTACTTACAATACAAatacaaactaatttttaaCAACTGCCATGGTTAAGACACAAGAAATAAAGACTAGGTCTAAAAGTGGGGAAAATTTTCCTAATTGCCAGAGACAGATACTAGGGAAAGAAACCGGTTGATTTAATAAGCCGTTTTCTTTCTAAACATGCATAGTGATGTTTATCAGATTTTTTAGAACAAAACCGAGAGAGTAGTAGGAAGAACTATTGAGGTAGAAAGAAATTGAACGAAGCCTAGACGTGCCATATCAATGGTGTGTCTCGTGTTCAACACGTATTAGACACCGTAACTCGTACATACTTCTACGACACATGTGTCAATAAAGTGTTTAATTTAaaggatattttttttatctttgacatAATTTTGACATGATTTcaacataatattaataactacatattcaataattttttaaataatccaCAAACTTGTAAACTTATAAGATATgtttatattatgattataaaaataagaaatttttttttatatgaacactatttttcacttttttgtatataagataaattatattattaatcaataatatgttaattaaaagtttaaaactaatatatatatatatatatatatatatatatatatatatttcgtgtatatgttttttcaatttaactgTATTTTTGTATCCAGACTTCATAGCTTACACTCCCTCTGTAGAAACAACATCGTCAAGATAAATCGTTGCTACTCATGCGTAAACAAGAATACGTTATTATGATTTACTGATTTCAAAACAAATGAAGTggtaaatttcaaaaataaagtaCAAATAACATTACTTAACTGTTGGGGAATGCGTTTGACAAAACCatataatcaataattaaacAAGAGTTTCAGAATCAAATTCACAAAGCTTTATGATGAGTAATTATAGGACGTGTGTACGTCACGAATCACGATAACTAGTGGGCAAAAATGATGTTTATGCGCGAGAATTATACTATCACTGGGTAAAACGAGTTGTCACAGATATTAGGAACGTTACTTAGAACACGCTGAGTTCTCAATTaagaaagaatgaaaagtagagatgaagatgatggcTTAAGATTAGGATGCATCCGAAGTGTCACCCTCACTCCACCAAAAGCTAACTGAAAAACTTGTAGTCAAAGACCGAACATAGTGCCACCATTTTGGCGGGATATATAACATTTCGCCTTCCTCCAAAATACAGTCTACAAATTCCAACTCTTGCACCTTGGGGAACTTCCTTTCATCCAGGTCATCTAAATCAACCTTCAGACAAAAACAACTCTAATCAACACagatttcaaaatatcaaaagcaaaaataaatattaatcaaCAAATAAGCACAACTTAAATGAAAACACGAGAATGGATGGCACAGTTTTTGCCGTATCAATAAAATTGCAGTAAAGCTAAGCGAGAACCAACACCTCCTATAAAGTTTCCACTTTGATACCTACTAAGTGCATAAACCTGGATCATATTGTATATGTAAACTGCAAAAACACAATCATATTCTTCTGAATTCTACTTTATGTTGGCAGCTTGTATAGACAATAATAAGCATTGCATTTGCCGAATAATCATTTTAGGTTagttataagtttaaaatacttGATCGCTTAGCTGCCTGGAAAATCTGTAGCAAGTGAAAGGATAAAAAAGCCTAGACTTACATTCAGTAAATGCTACTAGAGCTCTTTGGCCACTTAGACGGGATGTATAGATAGTATTACGCTTTTAAGCAAAGGACACAAGTAGACAGCACAAGTTGTCCAGTCATATAGTTCAGGAAACTAATTACCTGGCTGGAATTGCTGAGCATGGTACCAGAGTGGGGGGAAAGTTCCTCAGACAAAGATGACGAGTAAAGCCTAATGTATTTTTTTCCAACAACCTGTCAGTGAGAAAATGATTTCAGTCAAATAGATTATTCCATGGTGCAAAATACGGCTATGACTATTAGTATAGGCAATGTTCTACAAAAAATAGTTTAGGCAGCATCTTCTggacaattaaaaataacaaggACATAATGTTAACTACAATGTCATCTTCAAGCATTAAAGGTCTCTTGAAATAAGCCACAGTACATCCAAACTTCATATTTTGTCTACAGCTTGAATAACATCAACTATGCTATGCCAGCTATTGGCTTGGTAATAGTGCTGCAAAAAGTAGGAGTCACGGTACCTCCATTATTTCAGTAATAATTACTTGGTTTACGTATGCTCAAAAGGCGAGGTACATAAATGAATTCTGTGTGTGGTGGGGTGGGTGTAGAGAAGCTGATTTGTAATAGACAGCTCAGTTCTGTACAGCTGAGTTACCTGAGCTAGTATGTTATGATGCGGATCATGGTGTAATGGTGTTACTGTTCCTGCTGGACCAAACCAAGCATTGAGAGATCGTAGCTCCCCTCCACCAGCAAAACAATAGTCaggaataaaaatatctttccGCAGCTCATTTATCTGTGATTTCAATGATATCAGTTACTGAAAGCAGTACAAGTCCTGCACTTGCAGgctaaaatgaaaaagttgattTGGAGACAACATAAATCTAAATTGTAAATACCTGATCAAATAATGGATGCTGAGCAAGATAAGTAGGACCACCAGGAGAACAAGCACCAGACTTTATCCGCTGAATAAATTCTGAAAAAGTAATCAGTTCTTGCTTCCACTCAGCACATAAATAGTTTTTTCCAACCTGGAAAAAACGCTGCAAGTTACCCTTTTTTGCAAAAATTTatctaaaagtaaaaataatatataatacctACAAAACCACTCCACCCTGTTCACCTTGTGTGtgtttgaaggaatttcatgcatACTGCTAAACAACTTCCAACAGCCTTGCCATGACAGAAAAAATCTACATGAGGTAAATGCAACATACATTCAAATGGTACTAGATGTAACTAGAGGTGACAATAGATTGGATAAATTAATTCAGATTAAAATGAATCGAATGAAAAAAATCCATATTGATTCATTAAAAATCTGATCCAACCACTAACATTTTTTTGGTAGATGGATATCCAATCTGGatatagataatatttttaatttttttcaaaatatattttgcttgactttcaaaaacaaattctgtaaattaaattttaaaatgtgtgtTTCTAAATGTTTTGGAAACTTACATTTAagaagatttaattttgaaactgTTAGGCTAGGAAATAATGAGAGAAAGTGAAATGTGTATTAtagaatgaaattttaaaatactagttATGCAGTTAGTTGTTTTGGTGGAAGGGAAGGGACTCTTTCTCAGGAAGTCTATATATAGTTGCCTTTAGGGAGGTGTTGGGGGAGCTTTTTGAAACGGAGAGCCTTTGGCTGTGTAAACAGGGAATACCCTGTGTGAAAGAAAGTACCTTCCTTTGTATGCAAAAGTTGTTGTAAGTCTACGTCTTTTTGGTTTGTGTTCTTTCTTTGTTATCTTAATGAACCTAACAGAAACACTAATTGGATTAACTATGATCCGTTAAATATTGATAGGAGGACCAAAATAATGAGTAGGTCATTACTCATCTGTGAAATTAAATGGATGGACTTGATCTAACTCATTTCTTTTATATCTTGGTAATAGATGTATTGACTGGTGGATGGACCAAATGGATGATGGATAAATGAATTGTTTTGCCATCCTTAGATGTAACATATATGTTACAATGTTAAGAATTGACAGAAAAACTTACGTGAATCATAAATTTCATCAACTTTTGTCTACGTcacctatttttttaatttcagttttaagAACTTAATGGGAGAAAAGAATCTATCATGGAACATCAGATTAAAAGGAGGAATGGAGGGGGAAGTCTTCATTCACAAAGTGTTGCAACCAGAACAAAATTTATTCACTTGTTAGATGCATGACACATGAAAAGCTCTGGGATTGTTTACACAACACTTTTAGGCCTATAAAcccaaaatatttgaagggaaTAGCATGCAATGCAAATAGATTAACTACATCATAGCATGTTCCACTCTAACTGATGAGTAGATGGCCAATTTTTATTGCCTGTAGGCATAAATTGAGGAAACATAAAGAGAGGACGATGTTTGTGTTTTGTCAATAACTTTCCATGTTGGACAATGTtccattttttcttaaattttggtCTCAAACtctcaatattatattttcaacatCAGTAGGCTTGAACATTTTTCACACATATTCCCCAGTGAGTTATGTTACAGTTGGGTACTCGTCAATTAGTAGAGTTAAAATTTAACTCACATACTGAAAACAATTGTCAGCCATCCAATAACCTTTTCTCttcagaaaagaagaaaatcaaacaaacacaTTCGGTCTAAGACaatcaaacaaatatatttaatctcagaaaatcaaacaaacacatttaatctcagaaaatcaaacaaacacatttaatctcagaaaatcaaacaaacacaTTTAATCTCAGAAAATCAAACCTTCATCCCTCTACCTTTGCTCCTCAGGGAAGTGCAGGTGTCTTCCCTTACAATCACAAAAAGACCATCAGAGGAGTAATTACCTCAACCGGAACTGTGCGGTCACCGGCAACTCTCAACAAGTAATCTTCATCATTCCATTTCGCGCTGGCTGGCCAGTGAGCCATACAATCGCTGATAATAACCGGAGAGCGAGACAGGTAATGATCCTTTAGGAATTTATCCAACGACAACGCTGATTTCTTGATCACAAGCGTAGAAGAAAGAGACTTCATTGGTAAAAGTTGGAGCACCTACAGTGTAAAAAGCTATAACATAAACGTTAGAGCAGAACAGccttgaataaaataaaatcaaatgcaaccaaaacaaaaagaaaaaaaaaaccttccaATTCCAACATTAATAAACAATTAGTATCACATCATCCCTGAGAATTACACTAGCACACTACATGTTTGATTTAACGTGAGTATTTCAGCAATTAACTGAAGCTTCACGAATGAGATTTCCCAAATGCAGATTAAAAACCGATgataaaagtaaacaaagaGGAACGGACCTCACCTCTGTCACATTAAAGTCCCGATCGACCAACCGGCGTCCCGAGTCCCCCAATTCAGAAACCCTAACGCTCCTTCGAGATTGTTCCGACACTTTCGCGACGGCGGAGTCCAAATCCTTGCGGAGGAGCGCCCCTCCCATGATGATTCCCAAATCTAAAACCCTAAGCGCCTCCCTAAACTCGCCGTTGCCAGAGTGGTGTCGAGCCACGTAGAGGCAAGCCATGGAGTACGCGTCGCGCCACACCGGCAGCACCGAGTGCCAAGGCCCGGAGTGCAGCTGCTCCCACGCCATCTCACACGCCGCCTCCGCCGCGCGAATGTCGCCCCCGGCCGCCAGCGCTGCCATGCTCACGTACGCGTACCCACCGTGCTCGGAAATCGAGTGGAGAAGCGCCGCTGACTCCCGGTCCAGCGTCGGCGTATCAAAGTGGAAAGATGGAGCTCGGTCGCCGGATGCGGTGGTGGTGGACATTGCTGCGGCGGCGCAGGGAGAGAACTCCGGCGAGAGAACTGAAAAAGTGAAAGTATGTAATAAAAGTGTTTGATATTTGAGACTCTCGAAGAGATAGATATTTCTAAGTATCTTAGCTTAGGACCCAAAGGTAAATAATCATTGCTAATCAaccattatatattatacagaaagatatttttctctttcctttccTCACGGTATATTCAGatatttttgtctttcttttatgatattttttgtcCACTTTATTacgtacttttttttttgtttttgcttttttatttttatttttatttttattttcttcaagtaGCTTAGCTTTTGATTTTATTCCACTATAGCCTCCTATGATGCCACGTTTTCTAGCAAAAGATTAGAAATTAAGCTTTCAAATTAAATGAAGCCACGTTTATGACCTAAACGTCAcagaaattttgaaattatgcatTTCAATAAAGAGAGCTACAACTGCGAAAAAGAAAGAAGGTCCAATCACACTTGTTAACACTTTTCCATGGtataacttaaaaaatgttaggtcatattcattcattttattcTATAAGTGTTAAATTGAATAGTGAGAGATATTTTGAATCTAGAAACTACGgatatttgatatttgaatCTTGCACTGTGCATTGAATTGATCAAATATCCCAAAAGAGAATATATTATGTCTCCTTTCATTTTCTTAGGTGCCATAATTATTTgcaaataaatcatttttgttgACTAGTCATTATAATATAACCCATTGATATTATGCAAACTGGGTATCCCATGTTCATGAAATCATATatccaaaaaaatcaaacattttgCTCTCTTTTCTCTATGTGttgaactttaatttaaatatatccaCTTTCATATTATTGATAGATATTTCATTTTGTGAGAGCAATGTGGtagagtttaattttttttttgggaaagatttagaatttaattttgattaatattaataaaaaaaaattatttatcttagGTTGTCCAAAAGTCTTGGCATTTATAGGTGACGAGAGATGTTGGCTAGAATTAAAAATTCAACATTCTTGATTTCCcactaatattaaaattataccaATTTGTTGCACTGATAGCAGAACGTGAAATATagtaagcaaaaaaaaaatggttccACCACTCTGAAAATTGTACACCAATTTGTAATGCAGATTGGAGGGGCTCTTTGCATTGTTTTTTCCTGTAAAAGGCAACAAATGGTTCCATTTTCTAGTCCAATTGTTTTGTCTTCTTGGAATGGTGTTTCTTTTCACCAGATTATAAATGATGAACAGAATGGAAAACAAAAAAGGGTTGCAAAAGATTAACAAATATATCGATCCCAATTAAGTATAACCTTTTCTGATTATATACAAAAGTAAGCACATTGCAGAAGATAAAGGTCGTATAGCACTTAAATGATGATATGACATTGAACCATTAATggaaatataagataaaaacaaagAGTGGAATAAGCATATATTGAAGGAAGGGAACTCAATGGCCTATAGGGTG encodes the following:
- the LOC114169602 gene encoding IRK-interacting protein isoform X1, which codes for MATAATSAQVFKDFKDTSNGNPEITRQEIQAAIAKAVELRALHAALMRGNSPANARFPSPSPASRPVSHFSAQDYPVFTPILPSYEDDPVVGFNQNSMKSLTVSESWDGSLLEGGNSIETIVADYKEKSSSRKGLYSGFANHDSHTCPTDDAKSVIGSCANQITVLQTSPANDHFKGRRRNSMEDFKSISSCNKCNPATITNDFENARSSKSSNIIVPVTDSHSSLQSQPKSKGVISWLFPRLKKKHKNGSSPNRAESEDVSQVLKDLGIMSIETLKKELVEANENRDVALMEVSEMRGSLGELKQKLEYLESYCEELKKALKQAVKTRDSQLCDQLSNLPQRGKLFEGNGENVMPVSEEVMVEGFLQIVSESRLSVKQFCKTLITHIEETDHSLTENLNLLLQPYKLSLSSKFSKAVLYHFEAFINQSLYQDFENCVFQKNGCSKFLDPQQDRHSQFSSFVALRNLSWNEVLRKGTKYYSEEFSKFCDQKMSCINTTLKWTRPWPEQLLQAFFVAAKCMWLLHLLAFSFNPPLGILRVEENKIFDPHYMEDMCPRSQGPSRVKIMVMPGFYVQDRVLRCKVLCRYKSAA
- the LOC114169602 gene encoding IRK-interacting protein isoform X2 → MATAATSAQVFKDFKDTSNGNPEITRQEIQAAIAKAVELRALHAALMRGNSPANARFPSPSPASRPVSHFSAQDYPVFTPSYEDDPVVGFNQNSMKSLTVSESWDGSLLEGGNSIETIVADYKEKSSSRKGLYSGFANHDSHTCPTDDAKSVIGSCANQITVLQTSPANDHFKGRRRNSMEDFKSISSCNKCNPATITNDFENARSSKSSNIIVPVTDSHSSLQSQPKSKGVISWLFPRLKKKHKNGSSPNRAESEDVSQVLKDLGIMSIETLKKELVEANENRDVALMEVSEMRGSLGELKQKLEYLESYCEELKKALKQAVKTRDSQLCDQLSNLPQRGKLFEGNGENVMPVSEEVMVEGFLQIVSESRLSVKQFCKTLITHIEETDHSLTENLNLLLQPYKLSLSSKFSKAVLYHFEAFINQSLYQDFENCVFQKNGCSKFLDPQQDRHSQFSSFVALRNLSWNEVLRKGTKYYSEEFSKFCDQKMSCINTTLKWTRPWPEQLLQAFFVAAKCMWLLHLLAFSFNPPLGILRVEENKIFDPHYMEDMCPRSQGPSRVKIMVMPGFYVQDRVLRCKVLCRYKSAA
- the LOC114169602 gene encoding IRK-interacting protein isoform X3, translated to MLDSLPLPLLRALFLTSLPKITLFSLQWSYEDDPVVGFNQNSMKSLTVSESWDGSLLEGGNSIETIVADYKEKSSSRKGLYSGFANHDSHTCPTDDAKSVIGSCANQITVLQTSPANDHFKGRRRNSMEDFKSISSCNKCNPATITNDFENARSSKSSNIIVPVTDSHSSLQSQPKSKGVISWLFPRLKKKHKNGSSPNRAESEDVSQVLKDLGIMSIETLKKELVEANENRDVALMEVSEMRGSLGELKQKLEYLESYCEELKKALKQAVKTRDSQLCDQLSNLPQRGKLFEGNGENVMPVSEEVMVEGFLQIVSESRLSVKQFCKTLITHIEETDHSLTENLNLLLQPYKLSLSSKFSKAVLYHFEAFINQSLYQDFENCVFQKNGCSKFLDPQQDRHSQFSSFVALRNLSWNEVLRKGTKYYSEEFSKFCDQKMSCINTTLKWTRPWPEQLLQAFFVAAKCMWLLHLLAFSFNPPLGILRVEENKIFDPHYMEDMCPRSQGPSRVKIMVMPGFYVQDRVLRCKVLCRYKSAA
- the LOC114169300 gene encoding lysine-specific demethylase JMJ30; this translates as MSTTTASGDRAPSFHFDTPTLDRESAALLHSISEHGGYAYVSMAALAAGGDIRAAEAACEMAWEQLHSGPWHSVLPVWRDAYSMACLYVARHHSGNGEFREALRVLDLGIIMGGALLRKDLDSAVAKVSEQSRRSVRVSELGDSGRRLVDRDFNVTEVLQLLPMKSLSSTLVIKKSALSLDKFLKDHYLSRSPVIISDCMAHWPASAKWNDEDYLLRVAGDRTVPVEVGKNYLCAEWKQELITFSEFIQRIKSGACSPGGPTYLAQHPLFDQINELRKDIFIPDYCFAGGGELRSLNAWFGPAGTVTPLHHDPHHNILAQVVGKKYIRLYSSSLSEELSPHSGTMLSNSSQVDLDDLDERKFPKVQELEFVDCILEEGEMLYIPPKWWHYVRSLTTSFSVSFWWSEGDTSDAS